A stretch of Streptococcus chenjunshii DNA encodes these proteins:
- the lepA gene encoding translation elongation factor 4 — protein sequence MDIQELHKRQEKIRNFSIIAHIDHGKSTLADRILEETETVSSREMQDQLLDSMDLERERGITIKLNAIELNYRAKNGETYIFHLIDTPGHVDFTYEVSRSLAACEGALLVVDAAQGIEAQTLANVYLALDNDLEILPVINKIDLPAADPETVRQEIEDVIGLDASEAVLASAKAGIGIEDILEQVVEKVPAPTGDVEAPLQALIFDSVYDAYRGVILQIRVMDGIVKPGDKIQLMSNGKTFDVTEVGIFTPKAVEREFLATGDVGYLAASIKTVADTRVGDTITLADNPAAAPLHGYKQMNPMVFAGIYPIDSNKYNDLREALERLQLNDASLQFEPETSQALGFGFRCGFLGLLHMDVIQERLEREFNIDLIMTAPSVIYHVHTTDKTVLEVANPSEFPEAAKVEKIEEPYVKAQIMVPQEFVGAVMELAQRKRGDFVTMDYIDNNRVNVIYQIPLAEIVFDFFDKLKSSTRGYASFDYEISQYRPSQLVKMDILLNGDKVDALSFIVHKEFAYERGKQIVDKLKKIIPRQQFEVPIQAAIGQKIVARSDIKALRKNVLAKCYGGDVSRKRKLLEKQKAGKKRMKAIGSVEVPQEAFLSVLSMDDTQ from the coding sequence ATGGATATTCAAGAATTACATAAACGCCAAGAAAAAATTCGGAACTTTTCTATTATTGCACATATTGATCATGGCAAATCCACACTGGCCGACCGTATTTTGGAAGAAACGGAGACGGTTTCGAGCCGGGAAATGCAGGATCAGCTTTTGGACAGTATGGATTTAGAGCGAGAGCGTGGGATTACCATTAAACTGAATGCTATTGAACTGAATTACCGTGCAAAAAACGGCGAAACCTATATTTTTCATCTGATTGATACGCCAGGGCATGTGGATTTTACCTATGAGGTTTCCCGCTCTTTGGCCGCCTGTGAGGGAGCGCTTTTGGTGGTCGATGCGGCTCAGGGCATTGAAGCGCAGACCTTGGCTAATGTGTACCTGGCTTTGGATAATGACTTGGAGATTCTGCCGGTGATTAATAAGATTGATTTGCCGGCGGCTGATCCGGAAACTGTCCGTCAGGAAATCGAAGATGTTATCGGTCTCGACGCTTCTGAAGCAGTTCTTGCTTCTGCTAAGGCGGGCATTGGTATCGAAGATATTTTGGAGCAGGTTGTTGAGAAGGTACCGGCTCCGACAGGGGATGTTGAAGCTCCGCTGCAGGCACTGATTTTTGATTCCGTTTACGATGCCTATCGCGGTGTTATCTTACAGATTCGGGTCATGGACGGTATCGTGAAACCCGGGGATAAGATCCAGCTGATGTCTAACGGCAAGACCTTTGATGTCACCGAGGTCGGGATTTTCACTCCCAAAGCAGTTGAGCGTGAGTTTTTAGCAACAGGAGATGTCGGTTATCTTGCGGCTTCGATCAAAACGGTTGCTGACACACGTGTTGGAGATACTATTACACTGGCGGACAATCCGGCTGCTGCTCCGCTGCACGGCTATAAACAGATGAATCCTATGGTCTTTGCCGGGATTTACCCAATCGATTCCAATAAATACAATGATTTGCGTGAAGCATTGGAGAGGCTCCAGCTTAATGATGCCAGTCTGCAGTTTGAACCGGAAACATCGCAGGCTTTAGGCTTTGGTTTTCGCTGCGGTTTCTTAGGTCTTCTGCACATGGATGTGATTCAGGAGCGGCTGGAACGCGAATTTAATATTGATTTGATTATGACAGCACCGTCTGTTATTTATCATGTCCATACAACTGATAAGACTGTCCTGGAAGTAGCCAATCCGTCTGAATTTCCTGAAGCAGCTAAGGTTGAGAAGATTGAAGAACCTTATGTTAAAGCTCAGATTATGGTACCGCAGGAGTTTGTCGGAGCTGTTATGGAGTTAGCTCAGCGCAAGCGCGGTGATTTTGTAACCATGGATTATATTGATAACAACCGTGTCAATGTGATTTATCAGATTCCTTTGGCGGAAATCGTCTTTGACTTCTTTGATAAGCTCAAGTCCTCTACGCGAGGGTATGCCAGCTTTGACTATGAGATTTCTCAGTACCGTCCGTCTCAGCTGGTGAAAATGGATATCCTGCTCAACGGCGATAAAGTTGATGCGCTCAGTTTTATTGTTCATAAAGAATTTGCTTATGAACGCGGAAAGCAGATTGTTGATAAGCTGAAGAAAATTATTCCGCGTCAGCAGTTTGAAGTGCCGATTCAAGCAGCGATCGGTCAAAAAATCGTAGCCCGAAGCGATATCAAAGCCCTGCGGAAAAATGTTCTGGCTAAGTGCTATGGTGGCGATGTGTCCCGCAAGCGTAAACTTCTTGAAAAACAAAAAGCCGGCAAGAAGCGAATGAAAGCTATTGGCTCAGTTGAAGTCCCGCAAGAGGCTTTCTTATCAGTCCTGAGTATGGATGACACACAGTAA
- a CDS encoding NADH-dependent oxidoreductase: protein MKQLTDTVTFRHGATIKTRTAQSPMLTNSGLDEKVTQETIDYYAARSQSAGMVIVEYTSVSPNGGPSRSWAPDREQLAVYNDDFKPGLAKVAEVLKKDGNKALLQLVHSGREAAYRYELGGRVEVPSKLDFPWIDYPLYELTEEEVWGIVRDFGAAAKRAIDCGFDGIEIHGANHYLHQEFFSAFSNKRTDFWGGSFEKRMNFALEVAREVFRVVNEFAPKDFIVGYRISPEEIHGENIGYTWREAKELIRTLSQQFEFDYIHLSTNDYTKTPSDSDKNYAQLLGDAVQAPALLMIAGGIHTVEKMQNALNYVDIVSLGRPTLIDPQIAYKLENGLEDQISLSFNEESVAAAKLTPGLMALLANAEYFAMPGMDYLQSLVDEKLDDVVTHDGTQ from the coding sequence ATGAAGCAACTAACAGATACTGTTACTTTCCGTCACGGTGCAACAATCAAAACGCGTACTGCCCAGTCTCCGATGCTGACTAACAGCGGCTTGGATGAAAAAGTCACTCAAGAGACGATTGACTACTATGCTGCGCGCTCACAATCTGCAGGCATGGTTATTGTCGAATATACCAGCGTCAGTCCGAACGGCGGGCCGTCGCGCTCATGGGCTCCAGATCGGGAACAATTGGCTGTTTACAATGATGATTTTAAACCGGGGCTGGCGAAAGTAGCAGAAGTTTTGAAAAAAGACGGCAACAAAGCCTTGCTCCAGCTGGTACACTCCGGCCGTGAAGCTGCTTACCGCTACGAACTGGGAGGACGGGTTGAAGTGCCGTCAAAACTTGATTTTCCATGGATTGATTATCCTCTTTATGAACTGACGGAAGAAGAGGTCTGGGGAATTGTCAGGGACTTTGGAGCGGCTGCCAAACGGGCAATTGATTGTGGCTTTGACGGTATTGAAATCCACGGTGCCAACCATTACCTTCATCAGGAATTCTTTTCTGCCTTTTCAAATAAGCGCACCGATTTCTGGGGTGGCAGTTTCGAAAAACGTATGAATTTTGCTCTTGAAGTGGCGCGTGAAGTCTTCAGGGTCGTTAATGAATTTGCACCAAAGGATTTCATTGTTGGCTATCGCATCAGCCCTGAAGAAATTCATGGCGAAAACATCGGCTACACTTGGCGCGAAGCAAAAGAACTGATAAGAACGCTGTCGCAACAATTCGAGTTTGACTATATCCATCTCTCGACTAACGATTACACAAAAACACCTTCTGACTCTGATAAGAACTATGCCCAGTTGTTGGGTGATGCAGTGCAGGCTCCAGCCTTACTGATGATTGCAGGCGGCATTCATACGGTCGAAAAAATGCAGAATGCTCTGAACTATGTTGATATTGTCAGCCTTGGACGTCCAACTTTGATCGATCCGCAGATTGCCTATAAGTTGGAAAACGGCCTTGAAGATCAAATCAGCCTGTCCTTCAATGAAGAATCCGTAGCAGCAGCTAAGCTTACACCGGGCTTGATGGCCCTCTTAGCAAATGCTGAATATTTTGCTATGCCAGGTATGGACTATCTCCAATCCTTGGTAGATGAAAAACTTGATGATGTTGTCACACATGATGGCACACAGTAA
- a CDS encoding LysR family transcriptional regulator encodes MNFEQLLYAEMLSHYQSLQKAADVLHISKSGLSLAISQLEDELGIKLFERTASGTAVTPEGQKLLASVSNILQAKNALEKQAHYIASPEHFQKITIHYMNVMLRPFIDTFIQHYKEEYEHTTLDISCHELPSIIKRLHQQEIDAGFIATNHMNQKELQGLEFRPVCHTKLVMLCSPANPLLAKKEPVTIDDIKGQRFSLFNDSLHDTLYASLQNICGPLPLVLRTDDAWAMSQAILKLNTVCFGRIVQEKLSTDEDIKRLGHISIGHLIDDQFALGWLINPNQKLSSQTEQLMDTITEIIKRDA; translated from the coding sequence ATGAATTTTGAACAGCTCCTCTATGCCGAAATGCTCTCTCATTATCAGTCGCTGCAAAAAGCTGCCGATGTCCTGCATATCAGCAAATCCGGTCTTAGTTTAGCTATTTCTCAGTTAGAAGATGAACTTGGTATCAAGCTGTTTGAACGGACTGCTTCAGGAACAGCTGTAACACCGGAAGGTCAAAAGCTGCTGGCTTCTGTATCAAATATCCTGCAGGCTAAAAATGCTCTCGAGAAGCAGGCACATTATATTGCCAGCCCAGAGCATTTTCAAAAAATAACAATCCATTATATGAATGTTATGCTTCGGCCTTTTATAGACACTTTTATACAGCACTACAAAGAAGAGTATGAGCATACCACCTTGGATATCAGCTGCCATGAACTGCCGTCTATCATCAAGCGCCTGCATCAGCAGGAAATAGATGCTGGTTTTATTGCAACAAATCATATGAATCAAAAAGAACTTCAGGGACTTGAATTTCGGCCGGTCTGCCACACTAAATTAGTCATGCTTTGTTCTCCGGCAAATCCGCTCTTAGCTAAGAAAGAACCTGTCACTATTGATGATATCAAAGGCCAACGTTTCAGTCTTTTCAATGACAGTTTGCACGATACTCTCTATGCGAGTCTGCAAAACATCTGCGGCCCTTTGCCCTTAGTGCTTCGGACAGATGATGCTTGGGCCATGAGCCAGGCTATTTTAAAGTTAAACACGGTCTGTTTTGGACGAATTGTCCAAGAAAAACTGTCAACTGATGAAGATATCAAAAGGCTTGGCCATATCAGTATCGGCCATCTTATTGATGATCAGTTTGCTCTCGGTTGGCTGATTAATCCTAACCAGAAGCTTTCTTCACAGACTGAACAGTTAATGGATACTATTACAGAGATTATTAAAAGAGATGCTTGA
- a CDS encoding LysR family transcriptional regulator, with protein MDIRVLNYFVTIVQTKSISNAAGVLHVTQPTLSRQIKDLEEELETLLFHRGSREIQLTEDGQYLYNRAVEILALVDKTQSNLRKSDDISGEIYIGAAESQSLDILAQAIKILTDTYPETQVHLRSGNADDILEQLNHGVYDLGAVIGSYDNKKYHHISLENRDRWGVLVPKSHPLTQIERPELKDVIKYPLIVSAQSTIEPTIFAGLGDYRIVASYNLLYNASLLVKAGVGIALCLDGIIDTSYDGSELQFIPFSQKNFDPLQIIWKKQSSQSAAAKKFLDILQTVISN; from the coding sequence ATGGATATTCGTGTCTTAAATTATTTTGTCACTATTGTACAGACAAAAAGCATTTCCAATGCAGCCGGTGTCCTGCATGTCACTCAGCCGACTCTTTCCCGCCAAATCAAAGATTTGGAAGAGGAATTAGAAACCCTTTTGTTTCACCGCGGCAGCCGGGAAATCCAGCTGACAGAAGATGGGCAGTACCTTTATAACCGTGCTGTTGAAATCTTGGCTTTAGTTGATAAAACCCAAAGCAATCTGCGTAAATCAGATGATATTTCAGGGGAAATTTATATAGGGGCGGCTGAAAGTCAGTCCTTGGATATCCTCGCACAAGCTATTAAAATCTTAACGGATACCTATCCTGAAACTCAGGTTCATCTCCGCAGCGGCAATGCCGATGATATTCTGGAGCAGCTCAATCATGGCGTTTACGATCTCGGCGCCGTTATTGGCAGCTATGACAATAAAAAGTATCATCACATCAGCCTTGAAAACCGTGACCGCTGGGGAGTTTTGGTCCCCAAAAGTCACCCTTTGACACAGATAGAACGACCAGAACTCAAAGATGTTATCAAATACCCGCTGATTGTATCTGCTCAGTCAACTATTGAACCGACTATTTTTGCAGGACTTGGAGATTATCGAATTGTGGCAAGCTACAATCTTCTTTATAATGCTTCTCTGCTCGTTAAGGCTGGCGTAGGAATCGCTTTATGTTTAGATGGTATTATCGATACCTCTTATGATGGCAGCGAGCTTCAATTCATCCCTTTCAGCCAGAAGAATTTTGATCCTCTGCAAATTATCTGGAAAAAACAAAGCAGTCAGTCTGCTGCAGCCAAAAAATTTTTAGACATTCTGCAGACGGTTATCTCTAACTAA
- a CDS encoding DUF3737 family protein: protein MKMIDQKRLSGERACFQEKNAKISRSVFEDGESPLKESRNIHLTDTIFRWKYPLWYSQAIKADHISLLDTARSGIWYTHHIEISNSLIQAPKTFRRSSHISLKDVHMSDAQESMWNCSDINLEHVEITGDYFAMSSRNITADHLKIVGNYAFDGAENLDISHATLLTKDAFWNCKNVVIRDSTIIGEYFGWNSENITLINCTVESNQGFCYMKNLHMENCQLLHSDLLFEYSTVEADIKSDIISIKNPISGHIAADCIHDIIFDDPDIDRSRTEIRLRKERVTHAV from the coding sequence ATGAAAATGATTGATCAAAAGCGATTAAGTGGTGAACGGGCTTGTTTTCAAGAAAAAAATGCAAAAATCAGCCGTTCTGTCTTTGAAGATGGAGAATCCCCTCTAAAGGAAAGCCGTAATATCCATTTGACAGATACCATTTTCCGCTGGAAATATCCTTTATGGTATTCACAGGCAATCAAAGCTGACCATATCAGCCTGCTGGATACAGCGCGTTCAGGCATCTGGTATACTCATCATATCGAGATAAGCAACAGTTTGATTCAGGCTCCTAAAACATTCCGCCGCAGCTCACATATCAGCTTAAAAGACGTTCATATGTCTGATGCACAGGAAAGCATGTGGAACTGCTCAGATATTAATTTAGAACATGTTGAAATTACCGGCGATTATTTCGCAATGAGCAGCCGTAATATTACAGCGGACCATTTAAAAATTGTCGGCAACTATGCTTTTGACGGGGCCGAAAATCTTGACATCAGCCATGCCACTTTGCTGACTAAGGATGCTTTTTGGAACTGCAAGAATGTTGTCATCCGTGATTCAACGATTATAGGGGAATACTTCGGCTGGAATTCTGAAAATATCACTTTGATTAATTGTACTGTCGAAAGCAATCAGGGATTTTGCTATATGAAAAATCTGCATATGGAAAACTGTCAACTGCTTCATTCTGATTTGCTTTTTGAATATTCGACAGTAGAAGCGGATATAAAATCTGACATTATCAGTATTAAAAATCCGATTTCCGGCCATATTGCTGCAGACTGTATCCATGATATTATCTTCGATGATCCTGATATTGACAGAAGCCGGACAGAAATCCGTTTAAGAAAGGAGCGTGTGACACATGCAGTATGA
- a CDS encoding MalY/PatB family protein: MQYDFDQVISRRQVNSYKWDVSQEELPMWVADMDFATAPEIAAAVQKRLSQGALGYNIVPDSFFEAYVSWWQRRHNYKIEKDWLLFCTGAVPAVSSIVRKVTVPEDYVLLLSPVYNIFYHSIINNNRQVLESPLGYHEGEYTVDYDDLEEKLSLPQTRLLIFCNPHNPTGKVWSPEDLRKIGTLCLKYGVLILSDEVHCDLTHPDYTYTPFAAVAEDIAQITMTCLSPSKAFNIAGLQTSAIMVPNRDLYQQVKRAINTDEVAEPNSFAVQATEAAFNEGEHWLNQLNHYLAENRRYLLEQIRLRFPELHFVSAQATYLAWLDCSAVSQDSKALCDYIRRKTGLILSDGEIFGGNGRQFIRWNYACPKAVLQDGVRRFVQAVQQYKEEADI, from the coding sequence ATGCAGTATGATTTTGATCAGGTAATCAGCCGCCGGCAAGTCAATTCTTATAAATGGGATGTCAGTCAAGAGGAACTGCCTATGTGGGTAGCAGATATGGATTTCGCTACAGCTCCGGAGATTGCTGCAGCTGTTCAGAAACGCCTATCGCAGGGAGCCCTAGGCTACAATATTGTTCCTGACTCTTTTTTTGAGGCTTATGTGTCTTGGTGGCAGCGCAGACACAATTATAAGATCGAAAAAGACTGGTTGCTCTTTTGTACTGGTGCAGTACCTGCAGTTTCTTCTATTGTCCGCAAAGTAACTGTCCCTGAAGATTATGTTCTTCTTTTGTCACCTGTTTATAATATTTTTTACCATTCTATTATCAACAACAACCGTCAGGTGCTGGAAAGTCCGCTGGGCTACCACGAGGGAGAATACACTGTCGATTATGACGATTTGGAAGAAAAATTATCGCTTCCTCAAACGCGTCTGCTTATATTCTGCAATCCTCATAATCCAACCGGGAAGGTTTGGAGTCCGGAAGATTTACGAAAAATCGGGACACTGTGCCTGAAATATGGAGTATTGATTTTATCTGACGAGGTCCACTGTGATTTGACACATCCTGATTATACCTACACTCCGTTCGCTGCTGTTGCAGAAGATATCGCTCAAATAACTATGACCTGTCTTTCCCCGTCAAAGGCTTTTAATATTGCCGGTTTACAGACTTCAGCTATCATGGTTCCCAACCGTGATTTGTATCAGCAGGTCAAGCGTGCCATCAATACAGATGAAGTTGCTGAGCCTAACAGTTTTGCCGTTCAGGCGACAGAAGCTGCTTTTAATGAAGGGGAGCATTGGCTGAATCAGCTCAATCATTATTTGGCAGAGAACCGCCGCTATCTGTTGGAACAAATTCGGCTGCGTTTTCCTGAACTGCATTTTGTTTCTGCACAGGCCACTTATTTAGCCTGGCTAGACTGCTCGGCTGTCAGTCAGGACAGCAAAGCGCTTTGCGACTATATTCGCCGAAAGACAGGCCTGATATTATCAGACGGTGAGATTTTCGGCGGCAACGGCCGGCAGTTTATTCGCTGGAATTACGCCTGTCCCAAAGCAGTGCTGCAGGACGGGGTAAGGCGTTTTGTTCAGGCCGTCCAACAGTACAAAGAAGAGGCTGATATCTAA
- a CDS encoding cyclophilin-like fold protein: MIQAIINNQTFEVELNNSQAAQEFVALLPLTVIMEDVNGNEKYKHLETHFTVDNQPAEQIRAGDLKLWSGNGLALFYKDFFSSYTYTDLGRILDTERLTSTLGTGSLSVTFTGLDEL; encoded by the coding sequence ATGATACAAGCTATTATCAATAATCAAACCTTTGAGGTTGAATTAAATAACAGTCAAGCAGCACAGGAATTTGTGGCTTTGCTGCCGCTGACGGTAATAATGGAAGATGTCAACGGCAATGAGAAATATAAGCATTTAGAGACACATTTCACTGTAGATAACCAGCCCGCTGAACAGATTCGGGCAGGTGATTTAAAATTGTGGTCGGGAAACGGTCTTGCTCTTTTTTATAAAGATTTTTTCTCTTCCTATACCTACACAGATTTAGGCAGGATTCTTGATACAGAAAGGCTAACGAGCACCCTCGGTACCGGCAGTCTCTCTGTTACTTTTACCGGATTGGATGAACTATGA
- a CDS encoding cyclophilin-like fold protein, with translation MKITITVNRQPFQMDLADNKTAAAFAGLLPLELDMQDVNGNEKFYLLTDSLPQDPRPCRQITAGSLLLYQTNELTFFYDETASSFKFSEIGSVNDIKGFSQAMSGRAVTVSFEENDK, from the coding sequence ATGAAAATAACGATTACAGTTAACCGGCAGCCCTTTCAGATGGATTTAGCAGACAATAAAACAGCAGCTGCTTTTGCTGGCTTGCTGCCGCTTGAACTTGATATGCAGGATGTCAATGGCAATGAGAAATTTTATCTTTTGACGGACAGCTTACCTCAGGATCCGAGGCCCTGCCGCCAAATCACAGCCGGCAGTCTGCTGCTTTATCAGACAAACGAGCTGACCTTTTTCTATGACGAAACGGCCTCGTCTTTTAAATTTAGTGAAATTGGCAGTGTTAACGATATCAAAGGTTTTAGCCAAGCCATGTCCGGCCGGGCTGTCACAGTAAGTTTTGAAGAAAATGACAAATAA
- a CDS encoding MFS transporter: MTKKNRLLVPLLTLGVFSILNTEMGITGIVPHIARYYNVPLTRAGLLVSAFALVVAFAGPTMPLLFSRINRKTVMLLATGAFAFSTLAAVFAPNFTFLLLIRILPAVFHPVYVSLAMTVAATSVPIEESQKAIARVFMGVSAGSLLGVPVSNFLANHLSLQAAMTFFAAINIIVFLATIFLVPSLPAEKGLSYGEQLRLLTRKTIWISIISVLLLNGAVFGFNAYLSDFLDTVSHLHVNLISLLLLGIGAANIVGNGLAGQLLAKIPKRLLISLPLVLIADYILLFLFGGAALPAIILLLIFGVLAGIEGNVNQYLIYNVGGDAPDFANGLFLAAANLGVTLGTSFCGFFIRSGKGTAFALLGSIIMFALGFLAILIRQAWVSKQKEKAGAETE; the protein is encoded by the coding sequence ATGACTAAAAAGAACCGTTTATTGGTACCGCTTTTAACACTTGGTGTGTTCAGCATTTTAAATACTGAGATGGGGATTACCGGTATTGTGCCTCATATTGCCCGTTATTATAATGTCCCTTTGACAAGGGCGGGGCTGCTGGTATCAGCCTTTGCTTTGGTAGTTGCTTTTGCCGGCCCGACTATGCCTCTGCTGTTTTCAAGAATTAATCGCAAGACTGTTATGTTGCTGGCAACAGGTGCTTTTGCTTTCAGTACTCTGGCTGCTGTTTTTGCGCCTAATTTTACTTTTCTCCTGCTGATAAGGATATTGCCGGCTGTTTTTCATCCTGTCTATGTTTCGTTGGCCATGACAGTAGCGGCTACCTCGGTACCGATTGAGGAATCACAAAAGGCTATAGCACGGGTTTTTATGGGAGTATCAGCTGGCTCATTGCTGGGAGTTCCTGTTTCTAATTTTCTGGCTAACCATTTGTCCCTGCAGGCAGCTATGACCTTTTTTGCAGCCATTAACATCATCGTTTTTCTGGCAACTATTTTTTTGGTACCATCGCTCCCTGCTGAAAAAGGCCTCTCTTACGGAGAACAGCTCCGCCTGTTGACACGTAAAACCATTTGGATATCTATAATCAGTGTGCTTCTGCTCAATGGAGCTGTTTTCGGTTTTAATGCTTACCTGTCTGATTTTCTGGATACGGTTTCGCATTTGCATGTTAATCTAATCAGTCTCTTATTATTAGGGATTGGTGCAGCTAATATTGTCGGTAATGGTCTGGCAGGCCAGTTATTAGCTAAAATACCCAAGCGTTTGCTGATTAGCCTGCCGCTGGTACTGATTGCAGACTATATCCTGCTCTTCCTTTTTGGAGGGGCTGCTCTGCCGGCAATAATCTTACTGCTGATCTTCGGAGTGTTAGCAGGGATAGAGGGCAATGTCAACCAATACTTAATCTACAATGTTGGCGGAGATGCGCCCGATTTTGCCAACGGTCTCTTCCTAGCGGCCGCCAATCTGGGGGTGACTCTGGGCACTTCCTTCTGCGGTTTCTTTATCAGATCAGGAAAAGGAACAGCGTTTGCTCTTCTTGGCAGTATCATTATGTTCGCACTCGGCTTTCTTGCTATTCTTATTCGCCAAGCATGGGTCAGTAAGCAAAAAGAAAAGGCAGGTGCAGAAACTGAATAG
- a CDS encoding aldo/keto reductase — MKKSYLFYGLAVLFTLGLLIFIFWNNETSEEKNKTSDVLKGKTIIQPVFNTDNQTVTLNDGNTMPIYGLGTYSLSGDTVKEAVKSALNQGYRLIDTAYMYSNEAEIGQAIEESGIPREDIFITTKIYPSQFDHPEEAIDQALERLGTDYIDLMLLHHPGDNDVKAYQALEQYQRDGKITSIGLSNYYVEELEAFLPRVEVMPALVQNEIHPYYQDQEVTDYIQSLGIVVEAWYPLGGRGYQEELLNDSTLEQIAQKYHKSVAQIILRWEQQRHIVTIPGSSNPDHQKENQDIFDFELTEAEMAAIAELEREEKHDWY; from the coding sequence ATGAAAAAAAGTTATTTATTCTACGGTTTAGCAGTTCTTTTTACCCTCGGTCTCTTGATTTTTATATTCTGGAATAATGAAACCTCAGAAGAAAAAAACAAAACTAGTGATGTTTTGAAAGGCAAAACTATTATCCAGCCGGTATTTAACACAGATAACCAAACCGTTACCTTAAATGATGGCAATACTATGCCGATTTATGGTCTGGGAACCTACAGTTTGAGCGGTGATACAGTTAAAGAAGCTGTTAAAAGCGCTCTTAATCAAGGCTACCGCTTGATTGACACAGCTTATATGTACAGTAATGAAGCTGAGATCGGTCAAGCGATTGAAGAATCAGGCATCCCCCGTGAAGATATTTTTATTACGACAAAAATTTACCCCAGTCAGTTTGACCATCCGGAAGAAGCGATTGACCAAGCCCTGGAAAGATTAGGAACAGACTATATTGATTTAATGCTGCTTCATCACCCTGGGGATAATGATGTTAAGGCCTATCAGGCTCTGGAACAGTATCAGCGTGACGGCAAGATTACATCCATCGGTTTATCCAATTATTATGTTGAAGAACTAGAAGCTTTTCTTCCTCGGGTTGAAGTCATGCCTGCTTTAGTCCAAAATGAAATTCACCCTTACTATCAAGACCAGGAAGTTACAGACTATATTCAGAGTCTAGGCATCGTAGTGGAAGCTTGGTACCCTTTGGGTGGACGCGGCTATCAGGAAGAGCTGCTGAATGATAGTACTTTGGAGCAGATTGCCCAAAAATATCATAAATCAGTCGCCCAGATTATTCTCCGATGGGAACAGCAAAGGCATATTGTGACTATTCCCGGCTCCAGCAATCCGGATCATCAAAAGGAAAATCAAGATATTTTTGATTTTGAATTAACGGAAGCAGAAATGGCAGCTATTGCTGAGCTGGAGCGTGAGGAAAAACACGACTGGTATTAA
- a CDS encoding alpha/beta hydrolase, with product MTEEVLHLTQEWDKVFPKSDKVNHQKVTFHNHFGITLVADMYTPKDSQGKLPALAVSGPFGAVKEQSSGLYAQEMAERGYLTIAFDPSYTGESGGFPRYMQSPDINTEDFQAAVDFLSTLTEVDAERIGIIGVCGWGGIALNAAAIDPRIKVTVVSTMYDMSRVAGNGYNDAADNEAARYEQRLSLSSQRTEDYKNGTYKLAGGVVDPLPEDAPQFVKDYYAYYKQPRGYHSRSLNSNDGWAVQSNTSFANTRFLYYTDEIRNAVLLVHGDAAHSYYMGKDAFAKLKGDNKQMLTVPGASHCDLYDQKDKIPFADIEAFVKRYI from the coding sequence ATGACAGAAGAAGTTTTACATTTAACTCAAGAATGGGATAAGGTATTTCCTAAAAGCGATAAAGTCAATCATCAAAAAGTAACCTTTCATAACCATTTCGGAATTACTTTAGTGGCTGATATGTACACGCCTAAAGATTCTCAAGGGAAATTACCGGCTTTGGCAGTTTCGGGTCCATTTGGTGCGGTTAAGGAGCAGTCATCTGGCCTGTATGCACAGGAGATGGCAGAACGCGGTTATCTGACTATCGCTTTTGATCCTTCCTATACAGGTGAATCAGGCGGTTTTCCGCGCTATATGCAGTCACCGGATATCAATACAGAAGATTTTCAGGCAGCTGTTGATTTTCTGTCTACACTGACTGAAGTGGACGCTGAAAGAATCGGAATTATCGGAGTCTGTGGCTGGGGCGGCATTGCCTTAAATGCAGCAGCTATTGATCCTCGTATCAAGGTAACCGTTGTTTCTACTATGTATGATATGTCACGTGTTGCTGGCAATGGATACAATGATGCGGCGGATAATGAGGCAGCTCGCTATGAGCAGCGCTTGTCTCTTAGCAGTCAAAGGACAGAAGATTATAAGAATGGTACCTATAAACTGGCAGGCGGTGTGGTTGATCCGCTGCCCGAAGATGCACCGCAGTTTGTTAAGGACTATTATGCTTACTACAAACAGCCTCGCGGCTACCACAGCCGCAGTCTAAATTCCAATGATGGCTGGGCAGTTCAGTCAAACACCAGCTTTGCTAATACACGCTTCCTTTATTATACGGATGAAATTCGCAATGCTGTGCTTCTTGTTCACGGCGATGCAGCTCATTCCTACTATATGGGTAAAGACGCTTTCGCCAAACTCAAAGGTGATAATAAGCAAATGCTGACTGTTCCAGGTGCCAGCCACTGTGATCTATATGACCAGAAGGATAAAATTCCATTTGCTGACATTGAGGCATTTGTTAAAAGGTATATCTAA